Proteins from a single region of Bradyrhizobium diazoefficiens:
- a CDS encoding PLP-dependent aminotransferase family protein has product MDWTPTISELSGPRYQRIVDAMEADIAAGRLVRGQQLPTQRALAKALGIDLTTVTRAYTEARRRGIMEARVGQGSFVSETSVRRAVDLPHPVAIDLSMNVPPHPLEAQLDERIIAGLEAIRAQSGLTAHLNYQPPGGSAHEREVAARWMRSRVPHAHADRLVIFPGAQTILFNLLAYLARPGDVILTEAFTFPGIKAVAAQLGVKLVGVAMDDGGVLPDALAKACRAHKPKAVYLIPTLHNPTTATLSAERRGAVAKIVRDADTTLIEDDAYGLLDRSASPIANLIPERTYLATTLSKCIAPALRVAYLLTPDSGAQLQMRSHLQATVQMPAPLMVALVTHWTESGIADRIITAIRNEAVGRQQLAQRALKCFQFQAKPAAHHLWLHWPEGRADVAAHLLRNGLAIVSGEAFTVDGTSPRAARVSLGAARNRPELTQALRILVGALHKPADTRQIV; this is encoded by the coding sequence ATGGATTGGACTCCTACAATCTCGGAGCTCAGCGGGCCGCGTTATCAGCGCATCGTCGACGCCATGGAAGCCGACATCGCCGCCGGCCGGCTGGTACGCGGCCAGCAATTGCCGACGCAGCGCGCACTGGCCAAGGCGCTCGGCATCGACCTGACCACGGTGACGCGCGCCTACACCGAGGCGCGGCGCCGTGGCATCATGGAGGCGCGCGTCGGTCAAGGATCGTTCGTGTCGGAGACCAGCGTACGCCGCGCCGTCGACCTGCCGCATCCGGTCGCGATCGACCTCTCGATGAATGTGCCGCCGCATCCGCTGGAAGCGCAGCTCGACGAGCGCATCATCGCTGGCCTCGAAGCCATTCGTGCGCAGTCGGGCCTGACCGCGCATCTCAACTACCAACCGCCCGGCGGCAGCGCACATGAGCGCGAGGTCGCCGCGCGTTGGATGCGCTCCCGCGTTCCGCATGCGCATGCCGACAGGCTCGTGATCTTTCCCGGTGCGCAGACCATCCTGTTCAACCTGCTCGCCTATCTCGCGCGGCCGGGCGACGTCATACTGACTGAGGCCTTCACCTTCCCCGGCATCAAAGCCGTAGCAGCGCAGCTCGGCGTCAAGCTCGTCGGCGTTGCGATGGATGACGGCGGCGTGCTGCCCGATGCGCTGGCCAAGGCCTGCCGCGCGCACAAGCCCAAGGCCGTCTATCTCATTCCGACGCTGCACAATCCGACCACGGCGACGTTGTCTGCCGAGCGGCGCGGCGCGGTTGCCAAGATCGTTCGCGACGCCGATACAACGTTGATCGAGGACGATGCCTATGGGCTGCTCGACCGCTCGGCATCGCCGATCGCAAACCTGATCCCGGAGCGGACATATCTCGCGACCACGCTGTCAAAATGCATCGCGCCAGCGCTGCGCGTTGCCTATCTGCTGACGCCCGACAGCGGCGCGCAGCTTCAGATGCGCAGCCACCTGCAGGCGACCGTGCAGATGCCGGCACCGCTGATGGTCGCACTGGTGACACACTGGACCGAGAGCGGCATCGCCGACCGCATCATCACCGCGATCCGCAACGAAGCCGTCGGCCGCCAGCAATTGGCGCAGCGCGCATTGAAGTGTTTTCAGTTCCAGGCAAAGCCCGCCGCGCATCATCTGTGGCTGCACTGGCCGGAGGGGCGAGCGGACGTCGCCGCGCATCTGCTGCGCAACGGGCTCGCGATCGTTAGCGGCGAGGCCTTCACGGTCGACGGAACATCGCCACGTGCCGCGCGCGTCTCGCTCGGCGCGGCACGCAACCGACCCGAATTGACGCAAGCCTTGCGCATTCTCGTCGGCGCGCTGCACAAGCCCGCCGACACCAGGCAGATCGTCTAG
- a CDS encoding DUF983 domain-containing protein yields MATGSISLAKAMWRGFRGKCPNCGEGHLFGRFLKVADSCDHCGEELFHHRADDFPAYLVMVVVGHVVVPAILAIETAYAPPVWLQLSVWLPVTLFASLALLQPTKGAIVALQWQIGMHGFEASKLRREAGHLAAVLVNAPRAA; encoded by the coding sequence ATGGCGACCGGTTCGATCTCTCTGGCAAAGGCAATGTGGCGCGGTTTCCGGGGCAAGTGCCCGAACTGCGGCGAAGGCCATCTGTTCGGCCGTTTCCTGAAGGTGGCCGATAGCTGCGACCATTGCGGCGAGGAACTGTTTCACCACCGCGCCGATGACTTCCCGGCCTATCTGGTGATGGTCGTCGTCGGCCATGTCGTGGTGCCGGCGATCCTCGCGATTGAGACCGCTTATGCTCCTCCAGTCTGGCTGCAATTGTCGGTGTGGCTGCCGGTGACGTTATTTGCCTCGCTGGCGCTGCTGCAACCGACCAAGGGCGCCATCGTCGCCCTGCAATGGCAGATCGGTATGCACGGCTTTGAGGCGAGCAAACTGCGGCGGGAAGCTGGTCATCTTGCGGCGGTGCTCGTGAACGCGCCGCGCGCGGCCTGA
- a CDS encoding MATE family efflux transporter has translation MKDLTRGSIVSHILSMAPPIVVGMMTIMICQLVDLYFVSGLGEAAVAGVAAAGNAGFLVNALMQMLGVGTVALVAHAVGRKDRDDANLVFNQAVVLSVLFGLLTLLAGFVLARPYMCAIAADEATIEAGTSYFLWFMPALALQFVTQVMAAALRATGIVRPSMLVQVLAVLINIALAPVLITGWGTGYALGVAGAGLASTIAVFIGVLMLFAYFRRLERYVAFHPAQWRPQLRQWRRILNVGLPAGGEFVMIFIFMAAIYYVLRDLGSAAQAGFGIGTRIVGLIQMPALAVALAAGPIAGQNFGAGNGERVRETFIKAALIATVVMIALTILVQLKPGLLLAGFSNDPETMRVALLFLEMISLNMVAQGLIFTCSSMFQGLGNTKPVLWSSATRVLTYSVPAIFLSTRPGFRIEYVWYLSNAATTLQAVQSLWLLRREFRKLVVPRRQDAPNQATPELVAPPVREPA, from the coding sequence ATGAAAGATCTGACGCGCGGCTCCATCGTAAGCCACATCTTGAGCATGGCGCCACCGATCGTGGTCGGCATGATGACGATCATGATCTGCCAGCTGGTCGACCTGTACTTCGTGTCCGGGCTCGGCGAGGCGGCCGTCGCCGGCGTTGCCGCGGCCGGTAATGCGGGCTTCCTCGTCAACGCGCTGATGCAGATGCTCGGCGTCGGCACGGTGGCGCTGGTCGCGCATGCCGTGGGCCGCAAGGATCGCGACGATGCAAATCTCGTATTCAACCAGGCGGTCGTCCTGTCGGTGCTGTTCGGGCTGTTGACGCTGCTCGCCGGCTTTGTGCTCGCGCGCCCCTATATGTGCGCGATCGCCGCCGATGAAGCTACGATCGAGGCCGGCACCAGCTATTTTCTCTGGTTCATGCCGGCGCTGGCGCTGCAATTCGTCACGCAGGTGATGGCGGCCGCACTGCGGGCGACCGGCATCGTGCGGCCGAGCATGCTGGTGCAGGTGCTCGCCGTGCTCATCAACATCGCGCTGGCGCCGGTCCTGATCACGGGCTGGGGCACCGGATACGCGCTCGGTGTCGCCGGAGCGGGCCTCGCAAGCACGATCGCGGTCTTCATCGGCGTGCTGATGCTGTTTGCCTATTTCCGCAGGCTGGAGCGCTACGTCGCCTTCCATCCGGCGCAATGGCGTCCGCAACTGCGGCAGTGGAGGAGGATCCTCAATGTCGGCCTGCCCGCTGGCGGCGAGTTCGTGATGATCTTCATCTTCATGGCGGCGATCTACTACGTGCTGCGCGATCTTGGCTCGGCGGCGCAGGCGGGATTTGGCATCGGCACGCGCATCGTGGGCTTGATCCAGATGCCGGCCCTTGCGGTCGCTCTCGCGGCGGGGCCGATTGCCGGCCAGAATTTCGGTGCGGGCAATGGCGAGCGGGTGCGGGAGACCTTTATTAAGGCGGCGCTGATCGCGACCGTCGTGATGATCGCGCTCACGATCCTGGTGCAGCTCAAGCCCGGGCTGTTGCTCGCCGGCTTCTCGAACGATCCGGAGACGATGAGGGTCGCGTTGCTGTTTCTGGAGATGATCTCGCTAAACATGGTGGCGCAGGGGCTGATCTTCACCTGCTCAAGCATGTTCCAGGGCCTTGGCAACACCAAGCCGGTGTTGTGGAGCTCGGCGACGCGCGTTCTCACCTATTCCGTGCCGGCGATCTTCCTGTCGACACGGCCAGGGTTTCGGATCGAGTATGTCTGGTATCTGTCGAATGCGGCGACAACGCTGCAGGCCGTCCAGAGCCTGTGGCTGCTGCGCCGCGAGTTCAGGAAACTCGTGGTGCCGCGCCGGCAGGATGCTCCGAACCAGGCGACGCCCGAACTCGTTGCGCCGCCGGTGCGCGAGCCCGCCTAA
- a CDS encoding sulfite exporter TauE/SafE family protein produces METLNYALILFGALAGGFVSGLAGFGTALMALGIWLYVLPPSLAVPLVLICSVIAQTSTLPSMWKSFDLSLVWPFLIGGLIGVPLGTKLVASADPKVFKLSVGVLLLVFSSALYLNKKQFAITFGGRIADGAIGFAGGILGGLAGLSGPLPILWANIRGWNKHERRGIFQLFNFTVLATALALQTASGLVAFKVVWLAMVAFPGTLIGAWLGARVYHALSDKHFGDVVLGLLFLSGATLVWNSIGAF; encoded by the coding sequence GTGGAAACGCTTAACTACGCGCTGATCCTGTTCGGCGCGCTGGCCGGCGGCTTCGTCTCGGGGCTGGCCGGATTCGGCACGGCGCTGATGGCGCTCGGCATCTGGCTCTACGTGCTGCCGCCCTCGCTCGCGGTGCCGCTGGTGCTGATCTGCTCGGTGATCGCGCAGACCTCGACGCTGCCCTCGATGTGGAAAAGCTTCGATCTCTCGCTGGTGTGGCCGTTCCTGATCGGCGGACTGATCGGCGTGCCGCTCGGGACCAAGCTGGTCGCCTCCGCCGATCCAAAAGTGTTCAAGCTCAGCGTCGGTGTGCTGCTGCTGGTGTTCTCGAGCGCGCTGTATCTGAACAAGAAGCAGTTCGCCATCACCTTCGGCGGCCGCATCGCCGACGGCGCGATCGGCTTCGCCGGCGGCATCTTGGGCGGGCTCGCCGGATTGTCCGGGCCGTTGCCAATTCTCTGGGCCAACATCCGCGGCTGGAACAAGCATGAGCGGCGCGGCATTTTCCAGCTATTCAATTTCACCGTGCTTGCGACCGCGCTGGCGTTGCAGACGGCGTCAGGCCTGGTCGCATTCAAGGTGGTCTGGCTCGCGATGGTCGCGTTCCCGGGCACGTTGATCGGCGCATGGCTGGGCGCGCGCGTCTATCACGCGCTGAGCGACAAGCATTTCGGCGACGTCGTGCTCGGCCTGCTGTTTCTGTCGGGCGCCACGCTGGTCTGGAACAGCATCGGCGCATTTTAG
- a CDS encoding alpha/beta hydrolase produces the protein MAARAKTFLLCHGAWSGGWSWRKMHPLMVQAGHRLVAPTYTGLGERSHLASPAIDLETHIQDILNVIKFEDLEDIVLLGHSYGGMVATGVADRARERVSQLIYLDAFVPRNGESLFDLNEGGREPMRKAASSGDGYRIPPNPPPPDTPQADLDWLNARRINMPIKCFETKLKLQHGEPAMPRSYIYCKRIPPGDVFGQFAGRAKSEEGWRYFELDASHAPNVTAPEALMGVLQEIVA, from the coding sequence ATGGCCGCACGCGCGAAAACCTTCCTGCTTTGTCATGGCGCATGGTCCGGTGGCTGGTCATGGCGGAAGATGCATCCGTTGATGGTACAGGCCGGCCACCGCCTGGTCGCACCGACTTACACCGGGCTCGGCGAACGCTCGCATCTGGCCAGTCCTGCGATCGATCTCGAGACGCATATCCAGGACATCCTCAACGTCATCAAGTTTGAGGACCTCGAAGACATCGTGCTGCTCGGCCACAGTTATGGCGGCATGGTCGCCACCGGCGTCGCCGACCGCGCGCGGGAACGTGTGTCGCAACTGATCTATCTCGACGCATTCGTGCCGCGCAACGGCGAGTCTCTGTTCGACCTCAACGAGGGCGGGCGCGAGCCGATGCGCAAGGCAGCAAGCTCCGGCGACGGCTACCGCATCCCGCCGAACCCGCCGCCGCCGGATACGCCGCAAGCCGATCTCGACTGGCTCAACGCGCGCCGCATCAACATGCCGATCAAATGTTTCGAGACGAAGCTGAAGCTGCAACACGGCGAGCCGGCAATGCCGCGCAGCTATATCTATTGCAAACGCATTCCGCCCGGCGACGTGTTCGGGCAGTTCGCTGGGCGCGCGAAGAGCGAGGAGGGCTGGCGCTATTTCGAGCTCGACGCCAGTCACGCGCCGAATGTGACGGCGCCGGAGGCGTTGATGGGTGTGCTGCAGGAGATCGTGGCTTAA